The DNA region GTCCCCGGTCGAGCCGCTTCATCCGGATACTTCCTGGACCATGGTCCAGAACCTCGAGGCCCCACCACCGGTCCACCGGCTCCTCGGAACTGATGGATACCGAGACGGTGCGCGCCTCTTCGTCAAGGGATGCCCGGTCCAGTTCGAGTGTCCTGAGAACCGGTCCTCCGCTCTTAACTCGTGTGATAAGGTCTTTCATATCGCCTCCTCTTTGGCGCCGGACATACCTGACAGGGTCAGTCCGAGTTCCTTGGCTCTGGCCTCTTCTTCAGCCAGCTGGGTGAGGATGTCCTCGAAATCCATTCCGCGTTCAGCTGTTGTCTCGGTGCGTGTCCTTGTACCAGCCCGGATCGCCGCGATGTTTGCATTAGCGTCCTTTAGGGGATCCACCCAGTCCCAGCCGCGTGGCTGCCAGGTCGGGGAGTTCAACCTCCGGTAATCCCTGGGAAGGAAGCTTTCTCCGAGAGCGCTGTTGGATAGAGTCCAGAAGAGCCACCCCTCGAAAATCGGGGCACACAGGGACTCGATGAACCAGTTATGGAGCGTCCTCCAGTTCTGCCGCTCCTCAAGGACACCGCTGCGGATGCTCGAGAAATTGACGGCCTCCAGGTCTGAGGAGAGGGTACTGTATGCCACGCCCAGGCCGCTGGCGGTTTTCTGGAGCATCGCTTTTACGAAAGGGTTGAACTTGCCGGACGGGCTGTCCGGGTCAAAGGGCTTGAAGTCTTGCCCTACCGGGAGCTGCTCGATGACACCGGGCTCAAACTCGGTGATGGTATTCCCGTCGCTATCTTTATCGTCGCCGTTGTAGTCGTCGCCGGTAGGCGTGACGATGAACCCCATTTTTGAGGCGGCTGCGCGGGCGGCCACCAGTTCCGCCTCCGCGTAGGCGTCCACCATTCTCAGGGTCCCCATGGCCGTGTGCATCCACGGCACCCCGCGGGACTGACCGGCGCGGTCCGGTTTGAAGACATGGACGATTCTGTCGGCGGAGACCTTGACGTATTGCTGCCCCTTATATGTGTGCCAGGTATAATCTCCCGGGTGATAGGCCAGCATGTGGTAGGCTATGGGCCTTCCAAAGCGATCTTCTTCCACCCCCATCAGGATCCTATTGCCGTTCTGGAGGTCGGTCGTGAGGTCCTCATCCAAATGGTCCGCCTCCACAATATTCAGAGCGTACCCGAACCTGTTGTCCGCCTCTTCTCCCAAGACTTTTTCGATCAGGATCTCTCCATCCCTCGGAGTGGACTCGGCGACAAGCCGTTGCACGCCGAGCCACGAGTATTTACCGCAGATCGTACAGGTCCCTCGCTGTCCCCATTCCTTCCAAGCCGCCTCGATGATCCGGTTGGCCATTTTATCTAGTGTCCGACCGTTCGGGTATGTCACCCTCATCTGCAGGCCAACACCGCGTGGACCGACCACGTTGGAAACGCAGGTCTGGAGGTATCTGCGGGCGTAGTCATTGTTCATTGCCAGGTCCCGGCTCCTCCCCCTGAGCGCCTTGAGGGTGTAGCGGAGTTCCCCGTTGGCGGAGAGTGAGGTCGTTTTCCAGTCA from bacterium includes:
- a CDS encoding phage portal protein, which translates into the protein MKKFLKRIFPRPLKRKSGQRGYSAGGSDRLSNDWKTTSLSANGELRYTLKALRGRSRDLAMNNDYARRYLQTCVSNVVGPRGVGLQMRVTYPNGRTLDKMANRIIEAAWKEWGQRGTCTICGKYSWLGVQRLVAESTPRDGEILIEKVLGEEADNRFGYALNIVEADHLDEDLTTDLQNGNRILMGVEEDRFGRPIAYHMLAYHPGDYTWHTYKGQQYVKVSADRIVHVFKPDRAGQSRGVPWMHTAMGTLRMVDAYAEAELVAARAAASKMGFIVTPTGDDYNGDDKDSDGNTITEFEPGVIEQLPVGQDFKPFDPDSPSGKFNPFVKAMLQKTASGLGVAYSTLSSDLEAVNFSSIRSGVLEERQNWRTLHNWFIESLCAPIFEGWLFWTLSNSALGESFLPRDYRRLNSPTWQPRGWDWVDPLKDANANIAAIRAGTRTRTETTAERGMDFEDILTQLAEEEARAKELGLTLSGMSGAKEEAI